CGGGAAAACCAAATAGTTCCTCCGCATGGGGCGAGATATAGGTGAACAGGCCGCTGACCAAGTCCACCTCCCAGGCCACGATATGGGTGTTTTCCACCAGCGACCGAAAGCGCTCCTCGCTTTTCTGGAGCTGCTCCGTTCGTTTGGCGACCCGGATCTCCAGTTCCTCGTGGGAGTGACGCAGTTCGTTCTCCGCCTCGACCCGACGAGTGACATCATCGAACAGCGCAACCACTTCGCCAGTTGGGATCTTGAATACTCGATTTTCACGCCAGTTTTTTCGGTGGCTATCCTGATATTGGGTGGCAGGGAGAAATTCCGAAACCCCAGTTTCCCACACGCGCCGCAAAGTCTCCAGTAGGCCGAAGTCCTCGACCCCTGGAAAGACTTCAGTCAGGCGCTTACCCAACAGTTCATGGCGACTGATTCCTTCGATATTCTCGGCTCCCAAATTGAAGGCCTTGAACAGGAAATCCTTGCCGTCGTCGATGGCTTCATAGATGACCACGCCACTGGTCATGTGCTCGATAAGCTCACGGTATCGGGCTTGGGACTCTATATATTCCTGGGTGCGGAAGGCCACTTCACGGCTGAGCAATCGTGTCCAGACCACGAACATGATCAGCACCATCACCGCGCCGCCCAGCCCCCACCAGAACCAGGTCGGAAGTTTCTGGGTCTCTTCGGGGCGGACGCCCAGCCAACGGTCGAGCGTTTTGTAATAAAAGCTGTTTTTGTCCTGGCGCCAAGCCGCCAGGTGACGGTCGATGGCGGCGCTCAATTCGGCGTTGCGCCCTTCTGGCAGCGCCACTTGCAGGCGGAAAGGACTGAAAACAATGGAGCTGCGCTTGGCTTGGAAACTGCTTTCCTTGGAAAATCCCAAAAGGCTGTTGACCACGGCGGCATCGGCCTCGCCATCGTCGACGGCCTGCAAGGCGGCATCATAGGATTCCAGGGGCAAAAGGGTGCATCGGATGCCGAAATCCCGACAGAGTTCCCCGTATTTATTGCCCAACAGTCCGCTGCGCATGACCGCAACCTTCTTGTCGGCCATATCGAATAAATTCTGTGGCGAGAAATCCGGTTTCACATAAAGCTGTGCCCAGACCGAGACCACGGTTTCCTTGGAGAAATCAATGAATTCGTCACGCGTTGGGGTGCCGGCAATACTGGTCATCAGATCGATGTCACCGGCACTGACCCGTTCAAGGCCTTCGGCAAAGGTACCGGGCACGAACTCTAGATGCCACCCTTCTTGCTGGGCAATCTGATTAAGAAGGTCCACATAGATGCCGCGGGGCGTGCCGCTATCATCGATAAAGACCTGTGGGAAGTTGTTGTAGACTCCCACCTGGACCTCGCCATTGGCGCCACGGGCCAGAACCGGGGTGGCAATCAACAGGGAACATAGCAAAACCGCCAGCACCGGAATGTATCCGGTCACGGCTCGATCAAGTCTCAAGGACGGGTCTCCCCCCAGGAATCGCGCTCATGTGACGTCTTTTATGGACTTCGATGCGTCGCGAGTATGGCATCAAACCCTATTCTTTAGTAGGTCTTTCTCTACTGGGCGGCGTCGAACTGTAATGAAAAAGTGGCGGTCACCATATCCATGGTATTGCGGTGGTCAATCAGCCAATTAGCCAAGCCTTCGCTGAAATAGCTCTTCAAATCCGCTTCCTCGCCCGCCTGGAGGCGTGACAGAACCACGCGTAATTCGGCCAGCACCCGCTCGTGTTCTCCTTTATGCATGGGGTAAGCGAAGAAGCCGATGGTGCGCATCATCTCTTCCTCACGACCGAAATGCTCTGTGCAATGGTCCAGGAATTGGGTCATGAGAGCGATGAGGGAGTCCCCCGTCGCCTCGGCCATCTCGTTGATCAGGTTCACGGCTTCCAGATGGTCATCGTCCATAAAGGCAACACCAACCTTGAAGTCGTCGGTCCAGGTCAGAGCGGTCATGGGGCACAGTCTCCTTTGTTGGGTGTTTATTGCAGGGTCAGGACAAGAAAGGCAAGAATGGCGCCTGTTATGCTCCAGACTAAAATCAGGCCTCGCAGGGCCAGCGCGCCGCCGCGATACATGAAAAAGGCCATGCCGAAAATCAACAGCCCGCAGATTACCAGGGCAATGGCACTATCGGCATTCAAGTCGTTCATGCGGTGCCTCCCGGAGTCAGGAGATCGAGGCCGATGATAATGGTGATCAGAATCGCAAGGAAAATCGCAAATCCTTTTTGCCAGCCCGATCCGCTGTGTCGCAGGTTCAGGTAGTACCACAGGATTACGCCCACTTTCAGACCAGCCAAGCCCAGCAAGGCCGCGATCCAAGGGCCCGCGAGGCCGGTTTCCAGATCGACCCGACCAGCGCCCATGGTGCCGATGGTCAAGGCCATCAGCCCGATCCAGGCGGCGATCAGCGTTTTTACGGTGGCCATGTTGCTATGCATAAGGACTATCTCATGAGGTAGATAACGGGGAAAATCAACACCCAGATCAGGTCCACCATGTGCCAGAAGGCGGCGCCGGTTTCCAGGTTCTCCAGGCTGTTCTTCCAGGCCACCACGGCCAGAATGATCAACCCCAGCACCACATGCAGGGCGTGGAACCCGGTGACCAGGTAGTACAGGGTGAAGAAGGTGTTGGTCTCGATGTCAAAGCCCTGGGCCAGCTTGGCATCGTACTCGACCATTTTGACTGCAAGGAAAAGAACCCCCACGGCCATGGCGGCGATCAGCCACAGGCGCGAGGCTTTGCCATGTCCTTGTGAGCTGACCCGTACCGCGATGGCGGCAAGCAGGCCGCTGGTCAGCAGGATCATGGTGTTGACCGCTCCCGCCACCCGGTCCAGGTGGGCCTGGGAGGCGTCGAAGGTCACCGGGTCGAGCATTCGCGCTCCGGCAAAGCCGATCAGCGCCGCACCGAAAACCAGCAGCTCGCTCCAGATTAAGATCCACATGATCGGATTGCCGGGCAGGCTGGACAACGGCCCCCAGCCGTCGTCGCCGGTTGGTGGGGGGTGAGGGGTCAGGGTCACGGGGCGCGCATCCATGTCAGGCCACCAAATGCCGGAAGATGGCGGGCAGGGCCATGGTCAACCGGTCCATGTGGGAGACGATGGCGCAGCCACCGCGTCCGAAAAGATAGGGGAAATAGTCCCGGGCCTCCGTATCCACGGTGACGCCGAACACCGCCAAGCCTTCCTGCCGGGCCTCTCGGATGGCCATGCGGGTATCCTCGATGCCATAGCGGCCTTCGTAGTGATCCAGGTCATTGGGCTTGCCATCGCTGATCAGCAACAGCAACCGGTGGCGGTTGGGGCGTTGATTGAGCTGTTCCGTGGCGAAACGCAGCGCCGGTCCCATGCGGGTGTAATAACCGGGCTTCAAGGCGCCGATGCGTCGGGTCACAGTGGGGGACACCGGTTCGTCGAAGTCCTTCACCCGGTCCAGCCGTACATAATTGCGTTTGCGCGAGGTGAAAGTATAGACCGCGTGGTCGTCGCCCGAGGCCGCCAGGCCGTGGGTAAGGGTGGTCAGGGCCTCCTTTTCCACGTCCAGAACCCGCCGCCCTTCCATCCAGGCATCGGTGGACAGGGAAACATCCACCAGGATCAAGGCCGCCAGGTCCCGGCTTTCATTGCGGAACTGCACAAAGATCCGGTCGCTGCCCTCCCCGGTGGCGGCCAAATCACAGCGCGAGCGGATCAGGGCATCCACGTCCAGGTCGCGGCCATCCATTTCCCGGGGCACCCGTTCGCGCTTCGGGCGCAGGGCCTCGAACTGGCGGCGCACCTTGCGAATGCGCTGGCGGGTGCGGTCGTCGGGGGTCCAGTCTTCGCCTTCGTCATCGGCAAGACCGGTCAACACCCGGCAATGGGCGGGATGATAGATCTTTTTGCGGTAATCCCATTCGGGAAAGGTTTTCACGCCCAGCAGGCGAGTGGGGTCCACGGCGCCCGCTGGCAAGTCCAGATCCAGCTTAATCTTCGATGCGGTTTTTTTGTCGTTATGGGAGATGGTCAACTCGTCCAGGTCCTCGGCGGCGCGCAGGGGGTCCTTGTCCCCTTCGTCGTCGTCGGGCCGATTAACATTGACCATTTCAGCCATGGCGAGGATTTTTTCGAAGCGGTCAAGAATGAGCGGGTCGTCCCGTTCGGCCTGGTCATTGTCTTGGCGCGAGGCGGCGAACTTGCGCCCGTCGCGGGCATCCTCGGACTCGGTCCCATCGCCCGGATCATCATCGGGATCATCGCCGATCTTTCCTTCGGGATGTCGGTCGATCACCTCTCCCCACAGGGGCACGGGTAGGAAGGACTTATAGGCCATCGTTGCGTGGAAAGGGGTCAAGTCATCGCTTTCCCCAGTGACGTAAGCCAGGTGAGCCAAGGCACGCGGATCGGTTGGGCCACCGAGCAGCGCCTGGATACAGTCCTCGACCCGTTGTTCCTCGCGGGGCAGGGAGCGTTTGGGCCGAAGGGTTCGCAGGCTGTCGCACAAGACCTTGTGATGGTTGCTCAGACCGGGCAGGGCGGCAAGCACCCGGCGGGTTGTCCTATGGACACGACGCAGCGCCTGCAGGTCGGCCCGATAGGGATCCTCGGGGTCTGAAAGCGGGTAGCTCGCATGGGCCAGGTAGGCCGCCAGCCACAGATACAGGCGGCGGTTCAGATCGGTTTGAGGAAAGACATCGATGCGCGCTGGAAGAGTCAGGGTTTCCGGGTCGCGGCTGGCTGTCTCCATTTTCTCCGCATCCATGCCGAGTTTCATCAGCAAGCTCAACCGATGCTTCTTGTCGCGGGCCACGGCCGCAGCCAATTGCAGTCCCGGGTCGCCGCCGATACCGTGGAAAAACACTGCGAGAGTGGTGCGAACCTGCTCCAAGGTCACCGCGGCTTCCTGATGACGGGGGTAACTGGTTTGTCCACCGATCAGCCGATGCCAATGGCGGCCCACCAGTTCTTCCGGTTCGAATAGATCGCGCAGGCTCACCGTCGCGTCCTTCCTGTCAGCCGAAGGTGGCCCGGACCACTTCGTCCAGGCCGGCCTTGACGTCGTCGTCATCCGAGAGGGGTTCGATCAGGCTGGCCCGGGCTGCATCCAAATGACTCATGCCCGACCGGATCAGAGTCGCACAATAGACCAGCAGGCGGGTCGAAGCGCCTTCTTCCAGGTCCTGGTCCTTCATGGAGCGGATGCGCCCGGCCAGATTGACCAAGGCCAGGCATTTGCTCTCTTCCAGGCCAGACTCCCTGGCGACGATGGTCACTTCCAGATCCGGCGCGGGATAGTCGAAATGCAGGCCGATGAAGCGCTGCCGGGTGCTGGGCTTGAGGCTCTTGAGAATGTTCTGATATCCGGGATTATAGGATACCACCAGCATGAAATCGTCGGGCGCTTCCAGGGTTTCCCCGGTGCGCTCCAGGGGCAGGATGCGGCGGTCGTCGGTCAGCGGGTGCAGCACCACGGTGACGTCCTTGCGCGCTTCCACCACCTCGTCCAGATAGCAGATGCCGCCCTGGCGCACCGCATGGGTCAGCGGGCCATCCACCCAGGCCGTCTCGCCACCCTTGAGCAGATACCGCCCGGTGAGGTCGGCGGCGGTCAGGTCATCGTGACAGGAAACCGTATGCAGGGGCAGACCCAGCTTGGCCGCCATGTGGGCCACATAGCGGGTCTTGCCGCAGCCTGTTGGGCCCTTGAGCATCAGTGGAAGATTATTCTCGCGGGCTCGTTCGAACAATTCGCATTCGTTGCCCACGGGTAAGTAGAAGGGGATATCTGGATGGGGATTTGTCATGGCTCGTTTCAAAAAAAATTCGGGGTGACCGGGGGGATGTTTGTTTCCTGGGGAGGAAACGGGGCCGGTCACCCCGAGGGGTCAGAGATCAGACAGTTTTCACGGGGATAGTGTTTTTATGGTCACGGCAATCATTCCGCTGCCTGGGCCGCAGAACCGGCACGAGCCTGTTCCTTGTCCGATGTCAAGATGGCGTAGACGAACACCAATGCACCCGCGACAACCACGACACCCGAGAGCAGTCGAAGGATGAAGAACAGGTCGATTTGTTCGGCAACCTCCATGAAGGAGATCCCCATCACCCGTTGCAGGTGGGTTTGCAACACACCGGCAGCCGTCAAAGTCAGAGTCATGAACACCATTCCCGATGACATGATCCAGAAGCTCCACATGTTCAGCACCTGGTTATAGGGCTGCATGCCGCGCAGCATGGGCATGGCATAAGTGATCATGGCCAGATTGAGCATCACATAGGCCCCGAAGAAAGCCAGATGGCCGTGAGCCGCGGTGATTTGGGTGCCATGGGTGTAGTAGTTGATGGGCGCCAGGGTATGCAGGAAGCCCCAGACACCGGCCCCGAAGAACGCCAAAGTGGCGCAACCCAGGGTCCACATCATGGCCGCCTGATTGGGATGGTCGCGACCGCCCTTGCGGACGATGACGAAGGCAAATACCACCATGGCAAAGAACGGCAGCACTTCCAGGGTCGAGAACACGGATCCGATCCATTGCCAGTATGCCGGGGTACCAATCCAGTAGTAGTGATGGCCGGTGCCAAGAATGCCGGTGAACAGGCTCATGGCAACGATGATATAGAGCCATTTCTCGATGATTTCCCGATCGACGCCGGTCATCTTGATCAACAGGTACGACAGGATGGAGGCCATGATCAGCTCCCACACGCCCTCGACCCACAGATGCACGACCCACCACCAGAACATCTTGTCCAGGGCCAGATTGGTCGGATTGTAGAAGGCAAACAGGAAGAAGATCGCCAGTCCCCACAGGCCCATGAGCAAGATCATGGAAACCGCTGTTTTGCGGCCCTTGAGCACGGTCATGGAGAGGTTGTAGAGGAACATCAGCGCGACCACCACGATGGCCACCTTGATCCAAAGGGGTTGTTCAAGGAACTCACGGCCTTCGTGGATACCAAACAGGTAGCCGACAACCGCCGCGGCGGCTCCAAACAGGAACAGCCAGAACTGGATCTTGGCGATCAGCGGGCTGTGAATCTCTGTCTCGGTTTCTTCCGGAATCAGGTAATAGGCCGCCCCGAAAAAGCCGAACAACAGCCACACGATCAAGGCATTGGTATGGATCATGCGGATGATGTGAAAGGGCACCAATTCCGACAGGAAGTTGGGAAAGACATAGACGGTGCCGGCGATCAATCCGCCCAGAACCTGTGCCAGGAACAAGCCCATGGCAGCCAGGAAGTACGGATAGGCCAGCTTTTGTGTTTCATATTTCATGACAAAAAACTCCTTGCTCGCCGATCAACCGGCCTCGTTTGGCGGCCAACCTTGGGTCTTGATCGTGCTGACCCACTGGAAGAAATCGACCAGCGCATTTAATTCTGCCTCGTCGAGGTTGAAATTCGGCATCTGGCGCCGACCCTCAATGCCCGTGGGCTGGGATTTGATCCATTCCTTGATCCCCGAACGGGCGCCCTCGGCATCCTCGGGGCCGCCGTAGCGCACCCAGACATTGCCCAGTTCCGGGGCATAGTAGGCACCCTCGCCGAGCAGCGAATGACAGTTAATGCAGGAGTTCCGTTCCCAGACGGCTTTGCCTTGGGCCACGGTCTCGGTGAGTGTCTTCTCGTCGGTAGAGGTGTTCTTGACATAGGACACGCTCTGCGCCACTAGGGCGATCAAAATGACGAGGAAGAACAGTGAGCCGCCAAAAAAGATGTTCCTGGCGGCTGTCTTGGTCAAACCCTCGGACATGGCTTTCCAGTCTCTCCGTTGGTGTTCCCCCAATGGCCAGGACCTCATGCCCAGGCCATGACGAGCCTGAAAAAATCCGGCTCGACGCGATAAGGGTATGGAAACCGTCGCCGGGAGCCCTTAACTTTGGTCAATTCCATGGTACTTTGGTGCCAGGTGATTCCCGATCTTTGACGGATGCCCCTTCATGACCGAATCCCGGCCCATTCCCACGCGGTCAAAAACCCCTGATCTGGCCCGGCACCGGGCCAGTATTCAGGCCATGTTCGCCCTGGTGGCGCCGCGCTATGATCGGATGAACGATCTGATGAGCATGGGTATTCACCGCCTATGGAAGCGCCGGTTGCTGAGGTCGGCGCTGCGGGGAGGCATGGCGGTGGATCTAGCGGGGGGCACCGGAGATATCGCCCGGCTTCTGGTCCGTCGCGGATTTCAGGCCGTGGTCTGCGATCCATCGGTGCCGATGATGCAAGGGGGCTCGCGGGATCCCGCCCTGAGGTGGGTGGCGGGGGTCGGCGAGGATCTCCCGTTCGCCGATGGCTCGGTGGATTTGGTAACCGTTGGATTTGGCCTCCGCAACATGAGTGAACCGGAAAGGGCCCTGGCCGAAGCGCTGCGGGTGCTCAAGCCAGGGGGGCAGTTCCTGTGTCTGGAATTCTCCAAGCCGGCTGGCTGGCTGGCACCATTTTATGATCTTTATTCCCGGCACGGCATTCCGCGCATCGGCGCCCTGGTGGCCGGGAAGCGGGAGGCCTATGAATACCTCGTCGAGTCCATCCGCGAATTTCCCGACCAGGAAACCCTGAAGGGGATGATGCAACAGGCGGGCTTCGAGGCCGTCACCTACGACAACCTTTCATTTGGAATTGCCGCCATTCATGCCGGACGCAAACCCGCATCATAGTCAGCCCAAAGGCTTGGCCTTGTGGTGGCAAGCCATTCGGCCGCGCACCTTGACCATGTCCTTGTCTCCGGTTCTGGTGGGGCTGGCCTTGGCCTGGATCGAGAGCGGCGTGCTGGGGTGGGGCGTGGCATTGATTGCCCTGATTTCGGCCATGGCCATCCAGGCGGGCACCAATCTGCACAACGATGCCGCTGATAGTCTCAATGGCACCGATACGAGTGAACGATTGGGTCCGCCACGAGCGACGGAACGGGGCTGGGCGACGGCCGAGCAGGTGCTGAAAGCCGCCCATCTGGCTTTCGGGATCGCGGTCTTGGGCGGCGGGGCGCTGGTATGGGTGGGGGGCTGGCCGATCTTGCTCTTGGGGTTGTTTTCGGTGATCGCGGGATATGGCTATTCGGCGGGCCCCTGGCCATTGTCGCGAGGACCATTCGGTGAGCTGTTCGTCGTGGCATTTTTCGGCATGGCGGCGGTCTGGGGGACGAGCTATTTGGTCTCTGGACAATCTTCGGTCATCGCCCTGGTTCTCGGACTGGCGGTGGGAGCCCCGGCGGGGGCGGTGCTGTTGGTGAACAACTGCCGCGACCGAGTGGGGGATACCCGCGCCGGAAGACGGACTCTGGCCATCTTGGCGGGGCCGTCCCTGTCGCTAGGGATCTATCTGGCGTTGATGATCCTGCCATTTGCCGTCATTGGCGGATTGGTCTGGGTGGATGGGGCTTTTTCCGGAATCCTGGCAGGGTTGCTGGCGCTGCCGTTGGCCGGGTGGAGTTTCTCGTTGTTGCGCCGCGCCGGAGACGGGCCCGGCTTC
The sequence above is drawn from the Magnetospira sp. QH-2 genome and encodes:
- a CDS encoding ATP-binding protein; this translates as MRLDRAVTGYIPVLAVLLCSLLIATPVLARGANGEVQVGVYNNFPQVFIDDSGTPRGIYVDLLNQIAQQEGWHLEFVPGTFAEGLERVSAGDIDLMTSIAGTPTRDEFIDFSKETVVSVWAQLYVKPDFSPQNLFDMADKKVAVMRSGLLGNKYGELCRDFGIRCTLLPLESYDAALQAVDDGEADAAVVNSLLGFSKESSFQAKRSSIVFSPFRLQVALPEGRNAELSAAIDRHLAAWRQDKNSFYYKTLDRWLGVRPEETQKLPTWFWWGLGGAVMVLIMFVVWTRLLSREVAFRTQEYIESQARYRELIEHMTSGVVIYEAIDDGKDFLFKAFNLGAENIEGISRHELLGKRLTEVFPGVEDFGLLETLRRVWETGVSEFLPATQYQDSHRKNWRENRVFKIPTGEVVALFDDVTRRVEAENELRHSHEELEIRVAKRTEQLQKSEERFRSLVENTHIVAWEVDLVSGLFTYISPHAEELFGFPVSQWTDLDFWVDHIHPDDRKQALSTCTNETAAGRDHAFEYRMLKADGDYIWLRDIVSVLKNDDGIPIAINGFMVDITDRKNFEVELSRSNEELERFAYVASHDLREPLRMVTSYCQLLERQYKGQLDPTADEYIAFAVDGASRMDHLIQDLLDYSRVATRREGSRITPLNHVVDQALAFLQPRIVETDAMITTGPLPTLPVDRSQILRLFQNLIANALTYHQPGVPPDIRIEAQLKGERWHISVTDNGIGIDPEHNDRIFIIFQRLHTSDLYEGTGIGLAVCRKILQLHGGDIWVTSTPGQGSCFTFTLPPTLPESPTT
- a CDS encoding bacteriohemerythrin, translating into MTALTWTDDFKVGVAFMDDDHLEAVNLINEMAEATGDSLIALMTQFLDHCTEHFGREEEMMRTIGFFAYPMHKGEHERVLAELRVVLSRLQAGEEADLKSYFSEGLANWLIDHRNTMDMVTATFSLQFDAAQ
- a CDS encoding cytochrome C oxidase subunit IV family protein translates to MATVKTLIAAWIGLMALTIGTMGAGRVDLETGLAGPWIAALLGLAGLKVGVILWYYLNLRHSGSGWQKGFAIFLAILITIIIGLDLLTPGGTA
- a CDS encoding cytochrome c oxidase subunit 3 family protein, giving the protein MDARPVTLTPHPPPTGDDGWGPLSSLPGNPIMWILIWSELLVFGAALIGFAGARMLDPVTFDASQAHLDRVAGAVNTMILLTSGLLAAIAVRVSSQGHGKASRLWLIAAMAVGVLFLAVKMVEYDAKLAQGFDIETNTFFTLYYLVTGFHALHVVLGLIILAVVAWKNSLENLETGAAFWHMVDLIWVLIFPVIYLMR
- a CDS encoding nitric oxide reductase activation protein NorD: MSLRDLFEPEELVGRHWHRLIGGQTSYPRHQEAAVTLEQVRTTLAVFFHGIGGDPGLQLAAAVARDKKHRLSLLMKLGMDAEKMETASRDPETLTLPARIDVFPQTDLNRRLYLWLAAYLAHASYPLSDPEDPYRADLQALRRVHRTTRRVLAALPGLSNHHKVLCDSLRTLRPKRSLPREEQRVEDCIQALLGGPTDPRALAHLAYVTGESDDLTPFHATMAYKSFLPVPLWGEVIDRHPEGKIGDDPDDDPGDGTESEDARDGRKFAASRQDNDQAERDDPLILDRFEKILAMAEMVNVNRPDDDEGDKDPLRAAEDLDELTISHNDKKTASKIKLDLDLPAGAVDPTRLLGVKTFPEWDYRKKIYHPAHCRVLTGLADDEGEDWTPDDRTRQRIRKVRRQFEALRPKRERVPREMDGRDLDVDALIRSRCDLAATGEGSDRIFVQFRNESRDLAALILVDVSLSTDAWMEGRRVLDVEKEALTTLTHGLAASGDDHAVYTFTSRKRNYVRLDRVKDFDEPVSPTVTRRIGALKPGYYTRMGPALRFATEQLNQRPNRHRLLLLISDGKPNDLDHYEGRYGIEDTRMAIREARQEGLAVFGVTVDTEARDYFPYLFGRGGCAIVSHMDRLTMALPAIFRHLVA
- a CDS encoding CbbQ/NirQ/NorQ/GpvN family protein; protein product: MTNPHPDIPFYLPVGNECELFERARENNLPLMLKGPTGCGKTRYVAHMAAKLGLPLHTVSCHDDLTAADLTGRYLLKGGETAWVDGPLTHAVRQGGICYLDEVVEARKDVTVVLHPLTDDRRILPLERTGETLEAPDDFMLVVSYNPGYQNILKSLKPSTRQRFIGLHFDYPAPDLEVTIVARESGLEESKCLALVNLAGRIRSMKDQDLEEGASTRLLVYCATLIRSGMSHLDAARASLIEPLSDDDDVKAGLDEVVRATFG
- a CDS encoding cbb3-type cytochrome c oxidase subunit I, with protein sequence MKYETQKLAYPYFLAAMGLFLAQVLGGLIAGTVYVFPNFLSELVPFHIIRMIHTNALIVWLLFGFFGAAYYLIPEETETEIHSPLIAKIQFWLFLFGAAAAVVGYLFGIHEGREFLEQPLWIKVAIVVVALMFLYNLSMTVLKGRKTAVSMILLMGLWGLAIFFLFAFYNPTNLALDKMFWWWVVHLWVEGVWELIMASILSYLLIKMTGVDREIIEKWLYIIVAMSLFTGILGTGHHYYWIGTPAYWQWIGSVFSTLEVLPFFAMVVFAFVIVRKGGRDHPNQAAMMWTLGCATLAFFGAGVWGFLHTLAPINYYTHGTQITAAHGHLAFFGAYVMLNLAMITYAMPMLRGMQPYNQVLNMWSFWIMSSGMVFMTLTLTAAGVLQTHLQRVMGISFMEVAEQIDLFFILRLLSGVVVVAGALVFVYAILTSDKEQARAGSAAQAAE
- a CDS encoding c-type cytochrome, which encodes MSEGLTKTAARNIFFGGSLFFLVILIALVAQSVSYVKNTSTDEKTLTETVAQGKAVWERNSCINCHSLLGEGAYYAPELGNVWVRYGGPEDAEGARSGIKEWIKSQPTGIEGRRQMPNFNLDEAELNALVDFFQWVSTIKTQGWPPNEAG
- a CDS encoding class I SAM-dependent methyltransferase, producing the protein MTESRPIPTRSKTPDLARHRASIQAMFALVAPRYDRMNDLMSMGIHRLWKRRLLRSALRGGMAVDLAGGTGDIARLLVRRGFQAVVCDPSVPMMQGGSRDPALRWVAGVGEDLPFADGSVDLVTVGFGLRNMSEPERALAEALRVLKPGGQFLCLEFSKPAGWLAPFYDLYSRHGIPRIGALVAGKREAYEYLVESIREFPDQETLKGMMQQAGFEAVTYDNLSFGIAAIHAGRKPAS
- the menA gene encoding 1,4-dihydroxy-2-naphthoate octaprenyltransferase, which encodes MPDANPHHSQPKGLALWWQAIRPRTLTMSLSPVLVGLALAWIESGVLGWGVALIALISAMAIQAGTNLHNDAADSLNGTDTSERLGPPRATERGWATAEQVLKAAHLAFGIAVLGGGALVWVGGWPILLLGLFSVIAGYGYSAGPWPLSRGPFGELFVVAFFGMAAVWGTSYLVSGQSSVIALVLGLAVGAPAGAVLLVNNCRDRVGDTRAGRRTLAILAGPSLSLGIYLALMILPFAVIGGLVWVDGAFSGILAGLLALPLAGWSFSLLRRAGDGPGFNRCLAATVGFQTLFCLLLSGGLFLFS